From the Pontiella agarivorans genome, one window contains:
- a CDS encoding phosphatidate cytidylyltransferase: protein MDKKRIIIGVSIASVLVFLMSVVPSSHFVCLIVLSAVCGVATWEFYNMLEAGGLKASKKWGTTCGVLFVAATWQYMNKFPVLPTLTGSNLPHDTLLWSTILLAVVSIFFRILAYPDMREGLDNALGTLLGFMYVPFLWSFFIRVFLSGAPSEPAWAGLYLLACMKLSDSGGYFFGTKFGKHKLSPVISPNKSWEGLIGGIVFCLIINILWLVLSGGKLGAFSFNLGHALILSILIPIVGTAGDLVESMFKRAVGVKDSNTMVYGLGGILDMIDSILFASPLLYIFMKFALS from the coding sequence ATGGATAAAAAACGGATCATCATAGGGGTATCAATCGCTTCCGTTCTCGTCTTCCTGATGAGTGTGGTTCCCTCCAGTCATTTTGTCTGTCTGATTGTCCTCTCCGCTGTCTGCGGTGTCGCAACCTGGGAATTCTACAACATGCTTGAAGCCGGCGGCCTGAAAGCGTCTAAAAAATGGGGCACCACCTGCGGGGTCCTGTTTGTGGCCGCTACCTGGCAGTATATGAACAAATTCCCGGTTTTGCCGACGCTGACCGGCAGTAATCTGCCGCACGACACCCTGCTCTGGTCCACTATTCTGCTGGCGGTGGTTTCCATCTTTTTCCGCATACTGGCCTACCCGGATATGCGCGAGGGCCTCGACAATGCTCTGGGCACCCTGCTCGGCTTCATGTATGTGCCGTTTCTCTGGAGTTTTTTCATCCGCGTCTTTCTCAGTGGCGCCCCCTCCGAACCGGCCTGGGCCGGACTTTATCTGCTGGCCTGCATGAAACTGTCGGATTCCGGAGGTTATTTTTTCGGCACAAAATTCGGAAAACATAAACTGTCTCCTGTCATTTCCCCGAACAAAAGCTGGGAGGGCCTGATCGGTGGTATTGTTTTCTGCCTCATCATCAACATTCTGTGGCTGGTTCTCTCTGGCGGAAAACTCGGCGCATTCAGTTTCAATCTGGGCCATGCGCTGATTCTCAGCATCCTGATTCCCATTGTCGGGACGGCCGGCGATCTGGTGGAATCGATGTTTAAACGGGCCGTGGGCGTAAAGGATTCCAACACCATGGTCTATGGTCTGGGCGGTATCCTGGACATGATCGACAGTATTCTGTTTGCCTCTCCCCTGCTCTACATCTTCATGAAATTCGCACTGTCTTAA
- a CDS encoding isoprenyl transferase gives MDFDLKSLEKIPRHVALIMDGNGRWAQERGLPRIEGHKEGAQSVRAVLRAAAQAGVEFITVYAFSTENWKRPPAEVDGLMKLLIHSLNEYEQELHDNKIRLRVMGQFERLPFPVRMRVQKTMDATAHYTDHTLVIALSYGSRNEITMAARKIAEKVQAGTMKPKEINEESITNHLYLPDVPDPELMIRTSGELRLSNFLLWQLSYSEFYITETYWPDFREEQFFQALEAFNGRDRRYGGVKKL, from the coding sequence ATGGACTTCGACTTAAAATCCCTGGAAAAAATTCCCCGCCACGTCGCCCTCATTATGGATGGCAACGGACGCTGGGCGCAGGAACGCGGGCTGCCGCGGATCGAAGGTCATAAGGAAGGTGCCCAATCCGTCCGCGCCGTATTGCGTGCGGCGGCACAGGCGGGGGTTGAATTCATTACCGTTTATGCCTTCAGCACCGAGAACTGGAAGCGACCGCCGGCTGAAGTGGACGGACTGATGAAACTGCTGATCCATTCACTGAATGAATATGAGCAGGAGCTTCACGATAATAAAATTCGCCTGCGTGTGATGGGGCAGTTTGAACGCCTCCCCTTTCCGGTCCGCATGCGGGTACAGAAAACCATGGATGCCACAGCGCATTATACCGACCATACACTGGTCATTGCGCTGAGCTATGGTTCACGAAATGAAATCACCATGGCCGCCAGGAAAATTGCTGAAAAAGTCCAGGCGGGCACAATGAAGCCCAAGGAGATTAACGAAGAGAGCATAACGAATCATCTATACCTCCCGGACGTTCCCGATCCGGAACTGATGATCCGGACCAGCGGCGAACTGCGGCTGAGCAATTTCCTGCTTTGGCAGCTCTCCTATTCCGAATTTTATATTACTGAAACCTACTGGCCCGATTTCCGGGAAGAACAGTTTTTCCAAGCACTGGAAGCTTTCAACGGACGGGATCGCAGGTATGGTGGAGTCAAGAAACTGTGA
- a CDS encoding adenylosuccinate synthase, whose protein sequence is MSKTVLIGSQWGDEGKGKIIDVLTADVDWVVRYQGGNNAGHTVKIGDEKYVLHLTPSGILREHCKCVIGNGLVVDIVGLQSELSELVERGIKLENRLFISDRAHIVLPYHKALDGTKEGNLEKGKKIGTTKRGIGPCYMDKADRIGLRIGDILEADFLDRVRTLTADKNTIIESLGGEPLDIDEVVKDISEAADYLKPFIRDTIPMLNEAVKNDDEILFEGAQGVMLDVDFGTYPFVTSSSTGAGGAPAGSGIAPGAIDRCIGIVKAYTTRVGEGPFPTELFDDMGMHLAKVGDEFGATTGRPRRCGWFDAVVAKYSAMVGGINEWALMKLDVLDAVETIKICVAYECDGERIDTVPASISKLARCKPIYEEFKGWNTPTTECTSWDELPEQCRKYVEYLEKITGVNVSILSVGPKRSSTLVLNR, encoded by the coding sequence ATGTCCAAGACAGTATTGATCGGCTCCCAGTGGGGCGATGAAGGCAAAGGCAAAATTATTGACGTTCTGACCGCTGACGTTGACTGGGTGGTCCGCTACCAAGGCGGCAACAACGCCGGCCACACCGTAAAAATCGGCGATGAAAAATACGTTCTCCACCTCACCCCTTCCGGGATTCTCCGCGAACACTGCAAATGCGTCATCGGCAATGGCCTCGTCGTCGACATCGTCGGCCTGCAGAGCGAACTTTCCGAGCTCGTCGAGCGCGGCATCAAACTTGAAAACCGCCTCTTTATTTCCGACCGCGCTCACATTGTACTGCCCTATCACAAGGCTCTTGACGGCACCAAAGAAGGCAATCTTGAAAAAGGCAAAAAGATCGGCACCACCAAGCGCGGCATCGGCCCCTGCTACATGGATAAAGCCGACCGTATCGGCCTGCGTATCGGCGACATTCTCGAAGCCGATTTCCTCGATCGCGTCCGTACATTAACGGCCGACAAAAATACTATTATTGAATCCCTAGGCGGCGAACCGCTGGATATCGACGAAGTCGTTAAAGACATTTCAGAAGCGGCCGATTATCTGAAACCGTTTATCCGCGACACCATTCCGATGCTTAACGAAGCGGTTAAAAACGACGACGAAATTCTTTTCGAAGGAGCGCAGGGCGTAATGCTCGATGTCGATTTCGGCACGTACCCCTTTGTCACCTCGTCAAGTACCGGTGCCGGCGGCGCCCCGGCCGGTTCCGGCATTGCTCCGGGGGCCATTGATCGCTGCATCGGCATCGTCAAAGCCTACACCACCCGTGTCGGCGAGGGCCCTTTCCCAACCGAACTGTTCGACGATATGGGCATGCATCTCGCCAAAGTCGGCGATGAATTCGGCGCCACCACCGGCCGCCCGCGCCGCTGCGGCTGGTTTGATGCGGTCGTTGCCAAATATTCGGCCATGGTCGGCGGAATCAACGAATGGGCTCTGATGAAACTCGACGTTCTCGATGCTGTTGAAACCATCAAGATCTGCGTAGCCTACGAATGCGACGGCGAACGCATCGACACCGTACCCGCCTCCATCAGCAAGCTGGCACGCTGCAAACCGATCTATGAAGAATTTAAAGGATGGAATACCCCGACCACCGAATGCACCAGCTGGGACGAACTTCCTGAGCAGTGCAGAAAATACGTCGAATACCTCGAAAAGATCACCGGCGTAAACGTCAGCATTCTCTCCGTTGGTCCCAAGCGTTCGAGCACGCTGGTTCTGAATCGCTGA
- the ribF gene encoding riboflavin biosynthesis protein RibF yields MKIIHALEEFHEKDTPVVLAAGSFDGIHIGHSAVVEKAREHARAIGGETWVFTFDPHPAKILMPDRAPPLIFTTGQQSLYLQKLGVDGCILQPFTVDFMKQEPVDFFENLCTAIPHLSGISVGEDWTFGRNRAGNATLLTKLCTERDIWFSTLAEVQWNGERVSSTRIREAIRLGHLADATAMLGRPVSTIGKVEHGEKLGRQLGFPTANIDPENEMLPPRGIYAARLRVGQNLYNAAAYIGHRRTFHENEPQVLEVHLIDKEGLDLYGQHVEVSYIEYIRGDEVFENADALKKQIEADITAIRTVLA; encoded by the coding sequence ATGAAAATAATCCATGCACTGGAAGAGTTTCACGAAAAAGATACCCCGGTGGTGCTGGCGGCAGGCAGTTTCGACGGCATACACATCGGCCACAGTGCCGTAGTGGAAAAAGCACGCGAACATGCCCGGGCCATCGGCGGCGAAACCTGGGTTTTCACGTTTGACCCGCACCCCGCCAAAATCCTGATGCCCGATCGAGCGCCGCCGCTTATTTTTACAACCGGCCAGCAGAGCCTCTACCTGCAGAAACTCGGTGTCGACGGCTGCATCCTCCAACCGTTCACCGTAGATTTTATGAAACAGGAACCGGTCGATTTCTTTGAGAATCTCTGCACCGCCATTCCTCACCTCTCTGGAATTTCGGTCGGCGAGGACTGGACCTTCGGCCGCAATCGCGCCGGCAATGCAACACTGCTGACCAAACTCTGTACAGAACGCGACATATGGTTTTCCACACTGGCCGAGGTACAATGGAACGGAGAACGGGTCTCCAGCACCCGCATCCGCGAAGCCATCCGCCTCGGCCATCTGGCCGATGCCACGGCCATGCTCGGCCGACCGGTTTCAACCATTGGAAAAGTGGAGCACGGTGAAAAACTCGGACGGCAACTGGGTTTTCCAACTGCCAACATTGATCCGGAAAATGAGATGCTTCCGCCGCGCGGCATTTATGCAGCCCGACTGCGCGTCGGACAAAACCTGTATAACGCCGCGGCCTATATCGGGCATCGAAGAACCTTTCATGAAAATGAGCCGCAGGTGCTGGAAGTGCATCTAATTGATAAAGAAGGACTCGACCTCTACGGCCAGCATGTCGAAGTCAGCTATATTGAATACATCCGTGGCGACGAAGTATTCGAAAACGCCGATGCCTTGAAAAAACAGATCGAAGCTGACATCACCGCCATACGCACAGTCCTCGCCTGA
- the truB gene encoding tRNA pseudouridine(55) synthase TruB has product MRNRRRRAPDPYDGILLVDKPTDWTSHDVVAKIRNYFKLSKCGHGGTLDPLATGLLVLLIGKGTKLSDRIMNGDKVYEGTLHLGVTTNTQDADGEILDEKDASHITREMVEKVIAEKFMGPIEQIPPMVSAIKKDGVPLYKMARKGQEIEREPRKIEVFEFDVLSFENPLVKFRVKSTKGTYVRTLAFDIGQTLGVGGSLDALRRTASGPLSVDKAYTMDEILACDRETLCEKMILLEDLIK; this is encoded by the coding sequence ATGAGAAATCGTAGGCGCCGCGCTCCGGACCCCTACGACGGCATCCTGTTGGTTGATAAACCGACCGACTGGACCTCGCACGACGTGGTGGCAAAAATCCGCAACTATTTCAAACTGAGCAAATGCGGCCACGGCGGAACGCTCGATCCTCTCGCCACCGGCCTGCTGGTACTGCTGATCGGGAAAGGCACCAAACTGTCGGACCGCATCATGAACGGCGACAAGGTATACGAAGGCACTCTGCACCTTGGTGTGACCACCAATACCCAGGATGCCGACGGTGAAATCCTGGATGAAAAAGATGCTTCGCACATCACCCGCGAAATGGTTGAAAAGGTGATTGCTGAAAAATTCATGGGCCCGATTGAGCAGATTCCCCCGATGGTTTCAGCCATCAAAAAGGATGGCGTCCCGCTGTATAAAATGGCGCGTAAAGGGCAGGAAATCGAACGGGAGCCGCGCAAAATCGAGGTCTTTGAATTCGACGTTCTTTCCTTCGAAAATCCGCTGGTGAAATTCCGCGTAAAAAGTACAAAGGGAACCTATGTACGCACGCTTGCCTTCGACATCGGCCAAACACTCGGCGTCGGCGGGAGCCTCGATGCACTGCGCCGGACCGCCTCCGGACCGCTCTCGGTTGACAAAGCCTATACGATGGACGAAATTCTCGCGTGCGACCGCGAGACCCTCTGCGAAAAAATGATCCTTCTGGAAGATTTGATCAAATGA
- the rbfA gene encoding 30S ribosome-binding factor RbfA, giving the protein MGTPRLVRVNELLKREIAEDLYRNYAGSDFEASAVTVTRVECAPDLRDANVYVSIFEHEDEREGMIAYLNRHRQEIIRMMVKRVKLKYTPRLHFILDESLEGGDHILAMLDEMERENPDAFKDSEKNDEKS; this is encoded by the coding sequence ATGGGAACACCACGCTTAGTCAGAGTAAATGAATTGCTGAAACGCGAAATTGCGGAAGATCTCTACCGTAATTATGCGGGGTCAGATTTCGAAGCCTCCGCGGTAACGGTCACACGGGTTGAATGTGCACCGGACCTGCGCGATGCCAATGTTTATGTCTCCATTTTCGAGCACGAAGATGAACGCGAAGGCATGATCGCCTATCTTAACCGTCACCGGCAGGAAATCATCCGGATGATGGTGAAACGCGTTAAACTCAAATATACTCCCCGCCTTCACTTTATTCTGGATGAATCGCTGGAAGGCGGAGACCATATTCTTGCTATGCTCGACGAAATGGAACGCGAAAATCCGGACGCGTTTAAAGACAGCGAAAAGAACGATGAGAAATCGTAG
- a CDS encoding 3D domain-containing protein — MMISKHRSACSAAVQYLFISICIVLLSGCATNRKRYRIPRSQKPEVIHMETTGYCNCGKCCGWKRNWKFQPVVAYGPNKGQPKAVGITAAGTEAGWGTIAADTRYYPFGTIMYIPDYGWGRVEDIGGAIKGQHIDLHFPSHKKALHWGRVWKDVKVWKPRG; from the coding sequence ATGATGATTTCAAAGCATAGGAGTGCGTGCAGCGCCGCAGTGCAGTACCTCTTCATTTCAATATGTATTGTTCTGCTATCCGGTTGCGCAACCAACAGAAAACGCTACCGAATCCCGCGCAGCCAGAAACCGGAGGTGATTCATATGGAAACCACCGGTTATTGCAACTGCGGCAAATGCTGCGGATGGAAACGCAACTGGAAATTTCAGCCGGTTGTCGCCTACGGCCCGAATAAAGGCCAGCCGAAAGCAGTCGGCATCACCGCCGCCGGCACCGAAGCCGGCTGGGGCACCATTGCCGCCGACACCCGCTACTATCCCTTCGGCACAATTATGTATATTCCGGACTACGGCTGGGGCCGCGTTGAAGACATCGGCGGGGCCATCAAAGGCCAGCACATCGATCTCCACTTCCCCTCGCATAAAAAAGCACTGCACTGGGGCCGGGTATGGAAAGACGTCAAAGTCTGGAAACCGCGAGGGTAG
- a CDS encoding biotin--[acetyl-CoA-carboxylase] ligase, with product MSYRIEWFDRLPSTNAYMKECFYQNSPPENGTVFATRDQTAGRGRSQRRWTSGPDTNLCFSLFVETDCPLIEVASSTMAAALGIADYLNGRNIAAAPKWPNDVLVGTRKICGILSERVDVPASRGIIVGIGLNVNMSSEEAAAIDRPATSMLIESGRAGNLSRTLEELIPFLKHWIEQWNAGGFSSLRNSWTEKAGPIGKPLKVHDGAFYKEGTLAGFGNHGELLLQTSQGLETIWSGDVS from the coding sequence ATGAGTTATCGTATTGAGTGGTTCGATCGGCTGCCCTCCACAAATGCCTATATGAAGGAGTGTTTTTATCAGAATTCTCCCCCGGAAAATGGGACCGTTTTTGCAACCCGCGATCAGACAGCAGGTAGAGGCAGATCCCAGCGTCGCTGGACCTCCGGGCCCGACACCAACCTCTGCTTTTCACTGTTTGTCGAAACCGACTGCCCGCTCATTGAAGTCGCCTCTTCAACCATGGCCGCCGCATTGGGCATCGCCGACTATCTCAACGGCCGGAATATTGCTGCCGCACCCAAATGGCCCAACGACGTACTCGTGGGAACCCGAAAAATCTGCGGCATTCTCTCCGAACGCGTCGATGTGCCAGCCTCACGCGGAATTATTGTGGGAATCGGACTGAATGTGAACATGAGTTCCGAGGAGGCCGCTGCCATTGACCGTCCCGCCACCTCCATGCTGATCGAATCCGGGCGCGCCGGCAACCTGTCCCGGACTCTGGAGGAACTGATTCCCTTTTTAAAGCACTGGATCGAACAGTGGAATGCCGGAGGATTTTCCAGCCTTCGGAACAGCTGGACCGAAAAAGCGGGCCCCATCGGCAAACCGCTTAAAGTACATGACGGAGCATTCTACAAAGAAGGCACACTCGCCGGCTTCGGCAATCACGGCGAATTACTGTTGCAAACTTCCCAGGGATTGGAAACCATCTGGTCGGGAGATGTTTCATGA
- a CDS encoding OadG family protein has translation MELLMQGVTLMVIGMATVFVFLVLLIAVMAASAGFFKKFAHLFPEEVVETRSSAAATADPSEEVAAIIAAIRAKRG, from the coding sequence ATGGAACTACTGATGCAGGGGGTCACCCTGATGGTTATCGGTATGGCAACAGTGTTTGTCTTCCTCGTTCTGTTGATCGCCGTGATGGCTGCATCAGCAGGATTCTTCAAAAAATTCGCCCATCTCTTCCCGGAAGAAGTGGTCGAAACCAGGTCATCTGCAGCGGCAACTGCAGATCCTTCAGAGGAAGTCGCAGCCATTATCGCAGCCATTCGGGCCAAACGGGGTTAA
- a CDS encoding biotin/lipoyl-containing protein: MAKKTIHIMNTAFRDGFQSVYGARVFTKDFMPAVKVCCEAGQTHFEAGGGARFQAPFFYCNESAFDMMDTFRETVGPDADLQTLARGINVVSLDSQSRDIIDLHAKMFKKHGMTTIRNFDALNDVNNLIDSGKSIMKHGLNHEVVVTMMELPPGCSGAHDVAFYIKTLKDILAAEIPFTSVCFKDASGTSAPKKVYDTILEARKILPGDTKISFHSHETAGVATMGYVAAIKAGADQVDCSLAPASGGTCQPDVATLWHALRGEDYELDVDIDKMMEASNVFKECMEDYIIPPEALAVEPLIPWSPMPGGALTANTQMMRDNNLMDKYEDCIKAMGEVVRRGGFATSVTPVSQFYFQQAFNNVMFGPWEKFAEGYGKMILGYFGKTPCEPDPELVKLASEKMGLEPTTENPVDLNDADPNKGIDAAKKMLDEAGISDHSEENIFIASCCEQKGIDFLLGKSVVNGVRKKSLMPKEKTAEPGGDGGYTVSVNGKKFAVEVKGDAAIVNGKSYDIAIQDGVETSGTGTVAHETADSTEVPAPMNAKVIKVLVNVGDSVNEGDVLFIVEAMKMEVEVKASVSGTVSSVAAEAGAQVTSGEALASIN, translated from the coding sequence GTGGCAAAAAAAACAATTCATATCATGAACACCGCGTTCCGCGACGGCTTCCAGTCCGTCTACGGCGCCCGCGTTTTTACCAAAGACTTCATGCCGGCCGTCAAGGTCTGCTGTGAAGCCGGACAGACTCACTTCGAAGCCGGCGGAGGCGCGCGTTTCCAGGCGCCCTTCTTCTACTGTAATGAATCGGCCTTCGATATGATGGACACCTTCCGCGAAACCGTCGGCCCGGATGCCGATCTGCAGACGCTGGCCCGCGGTATTAATGTGGTTTCTCTGGATTCCCAGTCGCGCGATATCATCGACCTGCATGCGAAGATGTTCAAAAAGCATGGTATGACCACGATCCGCAACTTCGACGCCCTGAACGACGTCAACAACCTGATCGACTCCGGAAAATCCATCATGAAGCACGGCCTCAATCATGAAGTGGTGGTCACGATGATGGAACTGCCGCCCGGCTGCTCCGGCGCGCACGATGTTGCATTTTACATTAAAACGCTGAAGGATATTCTCGCCGCTGAAATTCCGTTCACCAGCGTCTGCTTTAAGGATGCTTCCGGAACGTCGGCACCGAAAAAAGTCTACGACACCATTCTGGAAGCCCGTAAAATTCTGCCGGGCGACACTAAAATCTCTTTCCACTCCCACGAAACCGCCGGTGTGGCCACCATGGGCTACGTGGCAGCGATTAAAGCCGGTGCTGATCAGGTCGACTGCTCGCTGGCTCCGGCCTCCGGCGGTACCTGCCAGCCGGATGTGGCGACCCTCTGGCACGCATTGCGCGGCGAAGATTACGAGCTCGATGTGGACATCGATAAAATGATGGAAGCTTCCAACGTCTTTAAAGAATGTATGGAAGATTACATTATTCCGCCTGAAGCGCTCGCCGTTGAACCGCTGATTCCCTGGTCTCCGATGCCGGGTGGTGCTCTGACGGCCAACACGCAGATGATGCGCGATAATAATCTGATGGATAAATATGAAGACTGCATTAAGGCGATGGGCGAAGTGGTCCGCCGCGGCGGTTTTGCAACGTCTGTGACTCCGGTTTCGCAGTTCTATTTCCAGCAGGCATTCAATAATGTGATGTTCGGTCCTTGGGAAAAATTTGCGGAAGGCTACGGAAAAATGATCCTCGGCTATTTCGGAAAAACCCCGTGCGAGCCGGATCCGGAACTGGTGAAACTTGCTTCCGAAAAAATGGGCCTTGAGCCGACCACCGAAAATCCGGTGGATCTTAATGACGCCGATCCGAACAAAGGGATTGATGCCGCCAAAAAAATGCTCGACGAAGCCGGTATTTCCGATCATTCCGAAGAGAATATTTTCATTGCTTCCTGCTGTGAACAGAAGGGGATCGACTTCCTGCTCGGAAAATCCGTGGTGAACGGCGTGCGTAAAAAATCGCTTATGCCGAAAGAGAAAACTGCGGAACCCGGCGGTGACGGCGGTTACACCGTTTCCGTCAACGGCAAAAAGTTCGCGGTCGAAGTTAAAGGCGATGCAGCGATTGTTAACGGAAAATCGTATGACATCGCTATTCAGGATGGAGTGGAAACTTCCGGCACGGGTACGGTTGCTCATGAAACGGCCGATTCCACCGAAGTTCCTGCTCCGATGAATGCCAAGGTGATCAAGGTGCTTGTAAATGTCGGTGACTCAGTGAATGAAGGCGATGTTCTTTTCATTGTCGAAGCCATGAAGATGGAAGTTGAAGTGAAAGCTTCTGTTTCAGGAACCGTTTCCTCGGTCGCCGCCGAAGCCGGCGCGCAGGTCACGTCCGGCGAAGCTCTGGCATCCATTAACTAA